A region of Oncorhynchus masou masou isolate Uvic2021 chromosome 29, UVic_Omas_1.1, whole genome shotgun sequence DNA encodes the following proteins:
- the LOC135519403 gene encoding ADP-ribosylhydrolase ARH1-like isoform X2, whose product MELSGIGFYIIETTQSQEGNRTSRSAYQPPAQVIEHQPDLTMSDTVPLEQRYKASMVLSGAGDALGYNHGTWEFENDGVLIHEQVQKRGGLEKLDAIDFPVSDDTVMHLATAEALVKVGEGASLPELYRVLVEKYIVSMTDMAGRGAGLTCLNSVARHRQRTDEDITIPFNKRGGGCGAAMRAMCIGLRFPDPEQEHLLIAVSVESGRLTHHHPTGYLGALATALFTAYAVRGTLPVEAWGHRLMEVLVKAKEYVRLSGNCVELNMEHWDYFGSQWKSYLEKRGILDGKSKPQFPESYGVKERESFYRAVSFKGWGGASGHDAPMIAYDALLRAGDSWVELANHGFFHGGDSDSTAVIAAAWWGALFGFRGVPEINYQRLEYRGRLSKLGEQLYKLRGKPLGSLKV is encoded by the exons ATGGAGCTGAGCGGGATTGGATTCTACATAATCGAAACTACACAATCCCAGGAAGGGAACCGAACCTCAAGGTCTGCCTATCAACCACCAGCACAAG TGATTGAACACCAACCAGATCTCACCATGTCAGACACGGTCCCCCTGGAACAGAGGTACAAGGCCAGCATGGTCCTGAGTGGAGCAGGAGATGCCCTGGGCTACAACCATGGTACCTGGGAATTTGAAAATGATGGCGTGTTAATACATGAGCAAGTTCAGAAGAGAGGAGGTCTAGAGAAGCTGGATGCCATAGACTTCCCTGTTAGTGATGACACCGTCATGCACCTGGCTACAGCTGAGGCTCTGGTCAAGGTGGGGGAAGGGGCATCCCTTCCTGAGCTGTATCGAGTCCTGGTGGAGAAGTACATTGTAAGCATGACAGACATGGCTGGAAGAGGAGCAG GCCTCACCTGCCTCAACAGTGTTGCAAGGCACAGACAGAGAACTGACGAGGACATTACGATTCCCTTCAACAAGAGGGGCGGAGGGTGTGGGGCAGCCATGAGGGCCATGTGTATCGGCCTGCGCTTCCCCGACCCTGAGCAGGAGCACCTGCTGATAGCAGTAAGTGTGGAGAGTGGGCGTCTgacccaccaccaccccacaggCTACCTGGGAGCCCTGGCTACAGCCCTGTTCACGGCCTACGCAGTGAGGGGCACCCTGCCTGTGGAGGCCTGGGGACACAGACTCATGGAGGTCCTGGTCAAAGCCAAGGAGTATGTCAGGCTTTCGGGCAATTGTGTGGAGCTGAACATGGAGCACTG GGACTACTTTGGAAGTCAGTGGAAGTCCTATTTAGAAAAGAGAGGCATTCTGGATGGAAAGAGCAAACCTCAGTTTCCAGAGTCCTAcggagtgaaggagagggagagtttCTATAGGGCGGTGAGCTTCAAGGGTTGGGGTGGTGCCAGTGGGCATGATGCTCCCATGATAGCTTACGATGCCCTCCTGAGGGCAGGCGACTCCTGGGTTGAGCTGGCCAATCATGGCTTCTTCCACGGCGGGGACAGCGACTCCACGGCCGTGATCGCTGCTGCCTGGTGGGGCGCACTGTTCG
- the LOC135519403 gene encoding ADP-ribosylhydrolase ARH1-like isoform X1, whose product MELSGIGFYIIETTQSQEGNRTSRSAYQPPAQEVIEHQPDLTMSDTVPLEQRYKASMVLSGAGDALGYNHGTWEFENDGVLIHEQVQKRGGLEKLDAIDFPVSDDTVMHLATAEALVKVGEGASLPELYRVLVEKYIVSMTDMAGRGAGLTCLNSVARHRQRTDEDITIPFNKRGGGCGAAMRAMCIGLRFPDPEQEHLLIAVSVESGRLTHHHPTGYLGALATALFTAYAVRGTLPVEAWGHRLMEVLVKAKEYVRLSGNCVELNMEHWDYFGSQWKSYLEKRGILDGKSKPQFPESYGVKERESFYRAVSFKGWGGASGHDAPMIAYDALLRAGDSWVELANHGFFHGGDSDSTAVIAAAWWGALFGFRGVPEINYQRLEYRGRLSKLGEQLYKLRGKPLGSLKV is encoded by the exons ATGGAGCTGAGCGGGATTGGATTCTACATAATCGAAACTACACAATCCCAGGAAGGGAACCGAACCTCAAGGTCTGCCTATCAACCACCAGCACAAG AAGTGATTGAACACCAACCAGATCTCACCATGTCAGACACGGTCCCCCTGGAACAGAGGTACAAGGCCAGCATGGTCCTGAGTGGAGCAGGAGATGCCCTGGGCTACAACCATGGTACCTGGGAATTTGAAAATGATGGCGTGTTAATACATGAGCAAGTTCAGAAGAGAGGAGGTCTAGAGAAGCTGGATGCCATAGACTTCCCTGTTAGTGATGACACCGTCATGCACCTGGCTACAGCTGAGGCTCTGGTCAAGGTGGGGGAAGGGGCATCCCTTCCTGAGCTGTATCGAGTCCTGGTGGAGAAGTACATTGTAAGCATGACAGACATGGCTGGAAGAGGAGCAG GCCTCACCTGCCTCAACAGTGTTGCAAGGCACAGACAGAGAACTGACGAGGACATTACGATTCCCTTCAACAAGAGGGGCGGAGGGTGTGGGGCAGCCATGAGGGCCATGTGTATCGGCCTGCGCTTCCCCGACCCTGAGCAGGAGCACCTGCTGATAGCAGTAAGTGTGGAGAGTGGGCGTCTgacccaccaccaccccacaggCTACCTGGGAGCCCTGGCTACAGCCCTGTTCACGGCCTACGCAGTGAGGGGCACCCTGCCTGTGGAGGCCTGGGGACACAGACTCATGGAGGTCCTGGTCAAAGCCAAGGAGTATGTCAGGCTTTCGGGCAATTGTGTGGAGCTGAACATGGAGCACTG GGACTACTTTGGAAGTCAGTGGAAGTCCTATTTAGAAAAGAGAGGCATTCTGGATGGAAAGAGCAAACCTCAGTTTCCAGAGTCCTAcggagtgaaggagagggagagtttCTATAGGGCGGTGAGCTTCAAGGGTTGGGGTGGTGCCAGTGGGCATGATGCTCCCATGATAGCTTACGATGCCCTCCTGAGGGCAGGCGACTCCTGGGTTGAGCTGGCCAATCATGGCTTCTTCCACGGCGGGGACAGCGACTCCACGGCCGTGATCGCTGCTGCCTGGTGGGGCGCACTGTTCG